Proteins co-encoded in one Ralstonia sp. RRA genomic window:
- a CDS encoding MDR family oxidoreductase codes for MSFRALMLEKQDGGPLAHIVDLDDAALSTPEALANDVTAGDVLIRVDWSTINYKDGLAITGRGPVVRKWPMVAGIDGAGVVLDSSHPEWKTGDAVILNGWGVGEAHWGCLAQRARLSGDWLVALPAGLDARQAMAIGTAGYTAMLSVLALERAGVKPGDGEVLVTGASGGVGSIAIALLGKLGYRVVASTGKTSEADFLQALGATDVIDRAELSAPGKPLQKERWAAVVDSVGSHTLANACAQVRYGGVVTACGLAQGMDFPATVAPFILRGVTLCGIDSVMAPRALRQTAWHRLATDLLPDRLAAITREVTLSEAIDAAHDIMAGKMRGRVVVDVNR; via the coding sequence ATGTCGTTTCGCGCGCTGATGCTGGAAAAGCAGGATGGCGGGCCGCTGGCCCACATCGTTGACCTGGATGACGCGGCGCTCTCCACGCCCGAGGCGCTCGCCAACGACGTGACCGCGGGTGACGTGCTGATCCGCGTGGACTGGTCGACGATCAATTACAAGGACGGCCTGGCCATCACTGGTCGCGGCCCCGTCGTGCGCAAGTGGCCGATGGTGGCCGGCATCGACGGTGCGGGCGTGGTGCTCGACTCCTCGCATCCGGAGTGGAAGACGGGCGATGCGGTCATCCTCAACGGCTGGGGCGTCGGCGAGGCGCACTGGGGCTGCCTCGCGCAACGTGCACGTCTGTCTGGCGACTGGCTGGTTGCACTGCCAGCCGGGCTCGATGCGCGGCAGGCCATGGCGATCGGCACGGCGGGTTACACGGCGATGCTGTCGGTGTTGGCGCTGGAGCGTGCCGGCGTGAAACCGGGCGACGGCGAGGTGCTCGTGACGGGCGCCTCGGGCGGCGTGGGCTCGATCGCCATCGCATTGCTGGGCAAGCTGGGCTACCGCGTGGTGGCCTCCACCGGCAAGACGAGCGAGGCGGACTTTCTGCAAGCGCTGGGCGCCACGGATGTGATCGACCGCGCGGAGCTGTCCGCCCCCGGCAAGCCCCTGCAGAAGGAGCGCTGGGCTGCGGTGGTGGATTCGGTGGGGTCGCACACGCTGGCCAATGCCTGCGCGCAGGTCCGCTACGGCGGCGTGGTCACGGCCTGCGGATTGGCGCAGGGGATGGATTTCCCGGCGACGGTCGCCCCGTTCATCCTGCGCGGCGTGACGCTGTGCGGCATCGACAGCGTGATGGCGCCGCGTGCGCTGCGTCAGACGGCATGGCATCGCCTGGCCACCGATCTGCTGCCCGACCGCCTGGCCGCCATCACCCGGGAGGTGACGCTCTCGGAGGCCATCGACGCAGCGCACGACATCATGGCTGGCAAGATGCGCGGGCGCGTGGTTGTGGACGTCAACCGTTAG
- a CDS encoding DsbC family protein, with protein MSFRVRVAAIASAVAVAAIGAGYVLSAGAAEPALEKVKASVQKALGSNVEIKSVAKSPLAGLYEINLGSQVVYTDATGRYVLNGDLLDTQTATNLTQERLAELNRIKWSDLPLDRAVKWVKGNGARKIAVFSDPNCPYCHKLEQMLTQVDNITVYTFLFPILSEDSNTKSKQIWCSADRAKAWRDWMTAKTAPSGAGTCDTPLEANLKLGQSLNVTGTPAIIFPDGSRAPGLIDAATLERKFAALKKS; from the coding sequence ATGTCGTTTCGTGTTCGGGTGGCGGCCATCGCCTCTGCGGTGGCTGTGGCTGCGATTGGCGCGGGTTATGTACTGAGCGCCGGTGCCGCCGAGCCCGCGCTAGAGAAGGTCAAAGCCAGCGTGCAGAAGGCCCTGGGCTCCAACGTGGAGATCAAGAGCGTTGCCAAGTCGCCGCTGGCCGGCCTGTACGAGATCAACCTCGGCAGCCAGGTCGTCTACACCGATGCCACCGGCCGCTACGTCCTGAATGGCGATCTGCTCGACACGCAAACCGCCACCAACCTCACGCAAGAGCGCCTGGCCGAGCTGAACCGCATCAAGTGGTCCGACCTGCCGCTGGACCGCGCCGTGAAGTGGGTCAAGGGCAACGGCGCGCGCAAGATCGCCGTGTTCTCCGATCCGAACTGCCCGTACTGCCACAAGCTGGAGCAGATGCTCACGCAGGTCGACAACATCACCGTCTACACCTTCCTGTTCCCGATCCTGTCGGAAGATTCAAACACCAAGTCCAAGCAGATCTGGTGCTCGGCTGACCGGGCCAAGGCCTGGCGCGACTGGATGACCGCCAAGACCGCCCCGTCCGGCGCCGGCACCTGCGACACGCCGCTGGAAGCCAACCTGAAGCTCGGCCAGTCGCTCAACGTGACTGGCACGCCGGCCATCATCTTCCCCGATGGCTCGCGGGCCCCGGGCCTGATCGATGCGGCCACGCTGGAGCGTAAGTTCGCCGCGCTCAAGAAGTCGTAA
- a CDS encoding UbiH/UbiF family hydroxylase: MNTPAFSSPKAASKEAPAYHLAVVGGGIVGRACALRLAQIGLRVALIAPPAPSPAPSVTTAGPDAWDARVYAFSSSSQALLEQLRIWPALDMTRVQPVHDMRIFGDDAAARGEHSHPDLHFSAYAAGAPQLAWIAESSLVERALETALRFAHTVQIFPHAATGFEMEADAVRLTLADGQVIRAECVIGADGKHSWVREQAGIQAEAKPYRQLGVVANFQAEHWHQDTAWQWFLGTSAEQAAAADDATPARGEILAMLPLPDRRVSMVWSADEAHARELLALSPDALCRAVEAAAGGAIAARFGRLSNITPAQGFPLILQHASRAVAPRVALVGDAAHVIHPLAGQGMNLGLRDVAEIGKVMAERETMRDHGDLRLLRRYERARREDLLSLTAATDGLHKLFALPGALPRTVRNAGMRMVGMTPFIKRLLIKHALG; the protein is encoded by the coding sequence ATGAATACACCCGCGTTTTCCTCTCCCAAGGCGGCTTCCAAGGAGGCACCGGCCTACCATCTGGCGGTGGTTGGCGGCGGTATCGTCGGGCGCGCGTGCGCGCTGCGGCTTGCGCAGATCGGCTTGCGCGTGGCGCTGATTGCGCCGCCTGCGCCGTCGCCCGCGCCGTCTGTTACAACTGCGGGGCCCGATGCCTGGGACGCACGCGTCTACGCGTTCTCGTCCAGCTCGCAGGCGTTGCTGGAACAGTTGCGCATCTGGCCTGCGCTCGACATGACGCGCGTGCAGCCGGTGCACGACATGCGCATCTTCGGCGACGATGCCGCCGCGCGTGGCGAGCACAGCCATCCTGACCTGCATTTCTCCGCTTACGCCGCCGGCGCGCCGCAATTGGCGTGGATTGCCGAGTCGTCGCTGGTCGAGCGCGCGCTGGAAACCGCGCTGCGCTTTGCCCACACCGTGCAGATCTTCCCGCACGCTGCCACCGGCTTCGAGATGGAAGCCGACGCCGTGCGCCTGACGCTGGCCGATGGGCAGGTGATTCGCGCGGAATGCGTGATCGGCGCCGACGGCAAGCACTCCTGGGTGCGAGAGCAGGCCGGTATCCAGGCCGAGGCGAAGCCGTATCGCCAACTGGGCGTGGTCGCCAACTTCCAGGCCGAGCACTGGCATCAGGACACCGCGTGGCAGTGGTTTCTCGGCACCTCCGCCGAGCAGGCCGCCGCAGCCGACGACGCCACCCCCGCACGCGGCGAGATCCTCGCGATGCTGCCGTTGCCTGATCGCCGCGTCTCGATGGTGTGGTCCGCCGATGAAGCGCACGCGCGTGAACTGCTGGCCCTGTCACCCGATGCGCTTTGCCGTGCCGTGGAGGCCGCCGCAGGTGGCGCCATCGCCGCTCGCTTTGGGCGTCTGTCGAACATCACCCCCGCGCAGGGCTTCCCGCTGATCCTGCAGCACGCCAGCCGGGCGGTCGCGCCGCGCGTGGCGCTGGTGGGCGATGCGGCCCATGTGATTCATCCGCTGGCCGGGCAGGGCATGAACCTGGGCCTGCGGGATGTCGCAGAAATTGGCAAGGTGATGGCGGAACGTGAAACCATGCGCGATCATGGCGATCTGAGGTTGTTGCGCCGTTACGAGCGTGCCCGCCGCGAAGACCTGCTTTCGCTTACGGCCGCCACAGATGGTCTGCACAAGCTGTTCGCCCTGCCGGGCGCACTGCCCCGCACAGTACGCAATGCGGGCATGCGCATGGTGGGCATGACGCCATTTATCAAACGCTTACTCATTAAGCACGCGCTGGGCTGA